A single genomic interval of Spinacia oleracea cultivar Varoflay chromosome 6, BTI_SOV_V1, whole genome shotgun sequence harbors:
- the LOC110796568 gene encoding ubiquitin-conjugating enzyme E2 7, with translation MSSPSQASLLLQKQLKDLCKNPVDGFSAGLVDENNLFEWSVTVIGPPDTLYEGGFFNAIMSFPQNYPNSPPQVRFTSDMWHPNVYTDGRVCISILHPPGDDPNGYELASERWSPVHTVESIVLSIISMLSSPNDESPANVEAAKEWREDKDLFRKKISRCVRKSQEML, from the exons ATGTCTTCGCCGTCTCAAGCTTCACTTCTGCTCCAAAAGCAGCTCAAAG ATCTTTGCAAAAACCCTGTTGATGGGTTTTCAGCTGGATTGGTGGATGAAAATAATCTGTTTGAATGGAGTGTTACGGTTATTGGGCCTCCTGATACTCTTTA TGAAGGGGGATTTTTCAATGCCATAATGTCATTTCCGCAGAATTATCCAAATAGCCCACCGCAAGTGAGGTTTACATCGGATATGTGGCATCCTAATG TTTATACAGATGGCCGGGTTTGCATATCAATTCTTCATCCTCCTGGTGATGACCCAAATGGCTACGAGCTTGCAAGTGAGCGATGGAGTCCCGTTCATACA GTGGAAAGCATAGTTCTTAGTATCATATCAATGCTTTCGAGTCCTAATGATGAATCTCCAGCAAATGTTGAAGCTGCG AAAGAATGGAGGGAAGACAAAGATCTGTTCAGGAAAAAGATAAGCCGATGTGTAAGGAAATCACAAGAAATGCTGTGA